The Doryrhamphus excisus isolate RoL2022-K1 chromosome 18, RoL_Dexc_1.0, whole genome shotgun sequence genome contains a region encoding:
- the LOC131106279 gene encoding uncharacterized protein LOC131106279, producing MYRQAPVLCLLLILMCHGGTIETESSHVGHKGRLHLSNVLSQMGPAWHGSLEFSWDKTTELKPTTVFDGLLDAKLKRMNPSVQCSDNAMTLRVTRARVPHFLVDSGEGTLIPVSKMPSECGFSLRRSRRDVLLDAPYQGCYVTRQGGDYVLPLRLWGAPMTMSCPATSRLPSVSCFPAGMVVKLSGVTENDVKVKVSDTWRFLSSMCNTCGLAIEVFPGGLSLTAPYHKGLCITTKDDVHSLSLLLTDVELSASCPSVAENKQTTATTPSSDDPRLASSPVALSHALPRSALHAAPHSWINTQHQGVPASMSEMSPHYFWFATLAPLKNPGAHPALLQPHYGFPYVPQFHIAPWLAPSPAPPLTTTTTTTTTAAAMLTTEAPTQHNQKPLPQQPHVQIQTVGDPDKTRPELTVPHVYPRAYRIPVLYPPGKYFSRQQNKPFYYPPPYMPLYYPPPQKMHEFAAPPANHPS from the exons ATGTATCGGCAAGCACCTGTGTTGTGTCTCCTTCTGATTCTAATGTGTCATGGAGGAACTATTGAAACCGAATCTTCTCATGTGGGCCATAAAGGACGACTTCACTTAAGTAATGTTTTATCTCAGATGGGACCAGCATGGCACGGCTCGCTTGAATTCAGTTGGGATAAAACGACTGAATTGAAGCCCACTACTG TGTTTGACGGATTACTGGACGCCAAACTGAAACGCATGAATCCCTCGGTGCAATGTAGCGACAACGCCATGACGCTGAGGGTCACGCGGGCCAGAGTGCCTCATTTTCTTGTGGATAGTG GTGAGGGAACTCTCATTCCAGTCTCTAAAATGCCATCCGAATGTGGATTCTCCTTGAGGAGGTCCCGGAGAGATGTGCTCTTGGATGCTCCTTACCAGGGATGTTACGTCACGCGACAA GGTGGTGACTATGTTCTGCCACTTCGTCTGTGGGGGGCCCCAATGACCATGTCCTGCCCTGCCACGTCAAGGCTACCCTCAGTTTCCTGTTTCCCTGCCGGAATGGTGGTCAAGCTCAGTGGCGTAACAGAAAATGACGTGAAAGTCAAAG TGTCTGACACATGGAGGTTCCTTTCGTCGATGTGCAACACTTGTGGTTTGGCCATAGAAGTGTTCCCTGGAGGGCTGTCCCTCACTGCCCCCTATCACAAAGGCTTGTGCATAACGACTAAG GATGATGTGCATTCTCTATCGCTTCTTCTGACTGATGTTGAGCTGTCGGCCTCGTGCCCTTCCGTAGCTGAGAACAAGCAAACAACTGCAACGACGCCCTCCAGTGATGACCCCCGGTTGGCGTCGAGTCCCGTGGCGCTCTCGCACGCGTTGCCGCGCTCTGCGTTACATGCTGCTCCACATTCCTGGATAAACACACAGCACCAAGGAGTGCCTGCGTCGATGTCTGAGATGTCGCCTCACTACTTCTGGTTTGCAACGTTAGCTCCACTCAAAAACCCTGGAGCTCACCCTGCCTTATTGCAACCACATTACGGCTTCCCTTATGTACCACAGTTCCATATAGCACCTTGGCTAGCACCCTCTCCTGCGCCtcctttaacaacaacaaccactactactacaacaGCAGCGGCTATGCTAACCACAGAAGCCCCCACTCAACATAaccaaaaaccacttccacaacaGCCACATGTCCAAATTCAAACTGTCGGTGATCCTGACAAGACCCGCCCGGAGCTGACTGTGCCGCATGTGTACCCCCGTGCTTATCGTATCCCTGTTTTGTACCCCCCAGGGAAATATTTCTCTCGCCAACAAAACAAGCCCTTTTACTATCCACCGCCTTATATGCCGCTATACTATCCCCCTCCCCAGAAGATGCATGAATTTGCAGCGCCTCCGGCCAACCATCCCTCATAG